Proteins found in one Populus alba chromosome 14, ASM523922v2, whole genome shotgun sequence genomic segment:
- the LOC118036619 gene encoding uncharacterized protein gives MQPGLDEIAMTGWKSLKQRLSFKGLGSCCGSTSWISRGTTQTMPFIDIEEEEEEEPTMQNQAQRGGAPPAAAAPGAGMNLAMALAAERDLGDSNVKTLMSLIEETDGVDWRKKNNSNNKSRRDKEQEQKQEEEKDWVCCVCMERNKGAAFIPCGHTFCRVCSREMWVNRGCCPVCNRSILDILDIF, from the coding sequence ATGCAACCAGGCTTGGATGAGATCGCAATGACGGGGTGGAAGAGTCTGAAGCAACGGCTGTCATTCAAGGGCCTGGGTAGTTGCTGCGGGAGCACAAGCTGGATTTCCAGAGGTACCACCCAAACCATGCCCTTTATCGAtatagaggaagaggaggaggaagagccCACCATGCAAAACCAAGCTCAAAGAGGAGGAGcaccaccagcagcagcagcgccAGGTGCTGGGATGAATCTGGCAATGGCATTAGCTGCTGAGCGCGATTTAGGGGATTCAAATGTCAAGACATTGATGAGTTTGATCGAAGAAACGGACGGTGTTGATTGGAGGAAGAAGAATAACAGTAATAACAAAAGTAGGAGGGACAAGGAACAGGAACAGAAGcaggaagaagagaaggattGGGTATGCTGCGTTTGTATGGAGAGAAATAAAGGAGCAGCTTTTATTCCATGTGGACACACCTTTTGTAGGGTTTGTTCAAGAGAAATGTGGGTTAATCGAGGGTGCTGTCCTGTCTGCAACCGTTCCATTCTCGACATCCTTGATATCTTCTAG
- the LOC118036817 gene encoding uncharacterized protein: MHPPTTNEPPQTLVDLITDVLSLLLLSTITVQSFIGRWQVLRTKLTSLQSSLSSLSESPLWSQNPLLHTLLPSLLSTLQRLLSLSRQCSSTSPFPGGKLLFQSDLDIASSCLSNHLHDLDLLLRSGVLHHSNAIILSHPGPGSDKEDLVFFIHDLFTRLQVGGVEFKRKALESLLQILNTDKKSASLVVKEGNVGYLTGLLDFNDQPLIREQAVSAVAILAASNDESRKIIFEEGGLGHLLRILETGSMPLKEKAAIAIEAITGDPDNGWAISAYGGVSVLIEACRCGSQVTQTHAVGAIRNVAGVEDIKMALAEEGVVPVIIHLIVSGSSAAQEKAANTIAILASSGGYFRDLIIQEKGLQRLMHLIQDLSSSDTIEHVLRAISSLSVSDSTAQVLSSSTVLIIHLGEFIKHGNMTLQQISASLLANLSISDRNKRAIASCMGSLVKLMESPKPVGLQEAGALALVSLLTARSNKKELVRDEKSLMKLVQMLDPKYELIDKKFPVMLVNALLSGRSGGCRRRLLDAGACQHLQKLAEMEVSGAKKAMQRLSGISLKSMFSRTWRE; this comes from the coding sequence ATGCATCCCCCCACCACCAACGAACCACCGCAAACACTCGTTGACCTAATAACAGACGTCctctccctcctcctcctctccacCATCACCGTCCAATCCTTCATCGGACGGTGGCAAGTACTTCGAACAAAACTCACCTCTCTCCAGtcctctctttcttctctctccgAATCCCCTCTTTGGTCCCAAAACCCGCTTCTTCACACTCTCCTCCCTTCTCTCCTCTCCACTCTCCAACgcctcctctccctctcccgCCAATGCTCGTCTACCAGCCCCTTCCCTGGCGGCAAGCTCCTCTTCCAAAGCGACCTTGACATCGCCTCCTCTTGCCTCTCCAATCACCTCCACGACCTTGATTTACTTCTCAGATCCGGAGTGCTTCACCACTCTAATGCTATTATTCTGTCTCACCCAGGTCCCGGTTCCGACAAAGAGGACTTAGTTTTTTTCATCCACGATCTTTTCACAAGATTACAAGTCGGTGGTGTGGAGTTTAAAAGGAAAGCGTTAGAGTCACTTCTTCAGATTCTAAACACCGACAAAAAATCAGCCAGTTTAGTTGTCAAGGAAGGAAATGTTGGGTATTTGACCGGTTTGCTCGATTTTAACGATCAGCCGTTGATTCGAGAACAAGCTGTTTCGGCTGTGGCAATACTGGCTGCGTCCAACGATGAATCAAGAAAGATTATATTCGAAGAGGGTGGATTGGGACATTTGTTGAGGATTCTTGAAACAGGGTCAATgcctttaaaagaaaaggctgCCATTGCGATTGAAGCAATCACCGGCGATCCTGACAATGGGTGGGCTATTTCAGCATATGGTGGTGTTTCAGTGCTGATTGAAGCTTGCCGTTGTGGATCACAAGTGACACAAACACACGCAGTGGGTGCCATTCGAAATGTTGCAGGAGTAGAGGACATCAAGATGGCTTTAGCAGAGGAAGGTGTTGTTCCGGTTATTATTCATTTGATTGTTTCAGGTTCAAGTGCTGCACAAGAAAAGGCAGCTAATACTATAGCAATACTAGCCTCTTCCGGGGGTTATTTTCGCGATTTGATAATACAAGAGAAGGGGCTGCAGAGATTAATGCATTTGATTCAAGATTTGTCAAGTTCAGATACAATAGAACATGTTCTGCGTGCAATTAGCTCTCTCTCGGTCTCAGATTCCACAGCTCAGgttctgtcatcatcaactgtTCTAATCATCCATCTCGGCGAGTTTATAAAACATGGAAACATGACTTTACAGCAAATTTCAGCATCTTTACTTGCTAATTTGTCCATTAGTGATCGCAACAAGCGAGCTATAGCTAGCTGCATGGGTTCATTGGTAAAGCTGATGGAGTCGCCGAAGCCAGTGGGTCTACAAGAGGCAGGAGCGCTTGCGTTGGTGTCATTGTTGACAGCCCGATCGAACAAGAAAGAATTGGTGAGGGATGAAAAGAGTCTGATGAAGCTGGTGCAGATGTTGGATCCAAAGTATGAGCTCATTGACAAGAAGTTCCCGGTGATGCTCGTGAATGCATTATTGAGTGGACGGAGCGGTGGGTGTAGGAGGAGGCTGCTGGACGCCGGAGCTTGCCAGCATCTACAGAAACTGGCGGAGATGGAGGTTTCCGGTGCTAAGAAAGCGATGCAGAGACTTTCTGGGATTAGTCTCAAGAGCATGTTCTCTAGGACTTGGAGGGAATAA
- the LOC118036692 gene encoding uncharacterized protein, whose translation MANVTPFNILCWQHFGWAPQEAKKQMVTSEVLGPNPRLLFQLYALEQSSYYQKVLEEKDSRFEDIVDAYLAFLQVTVVNPAMDKALEFLQKLASDARNGKIPKKQNMFWFSLEASFKKRRPYSVPAKGKASTVGFCSVSSKY comes from the exons ATGGCGAATGTCACTCCTTTCAATATTCTTTGTTGGCAACACTTTGGATGGGCTCCACAAGAAGCAAAAAAGCAGATGGTTACTTCAGAGGTGCTCGGGCCAAACCCTCGACTTCTGTTTCAACTTTACGCGCTCGAACAAAGCAGCTATTACCAGAA GGTCCTCGAAGAAAAGGATAGCAGATTCGAGGATATTGTAGATGCATATTTAGCTTTTTTGCAG GTTACTGTGGTGAATCCTGCCATGGATAAAGCACTGGAATTCCTGCAAAAGCTTGCCAGTGATGCAAGAAATggaaaaatcccaaaaaaacaGAATATGTTTTGGTTCTCCTTGGAGGCATCCTTCAAAAAGAGACGACCCTACTCTGTGCCAGCAAAGGGCAAAGCTTCAACTGTTGgattttgttcagtctctagTAAATACTGA